One genomic window of Motacilla alba alba isolate MOTALB_02 chromosome 1, Motacilla_alba_V1.0_pri, whole genome shotgun sequence includes the following:
- the P2RY8 gene encoding P2Y purinoceptor 8, whose product MVQNESHLDALTLAMLQNKTVSITLPVVYSLVALVSIPGNFFSLWVLCCHIKPKTPSVIFMINLSITDLMLASCFPFQIIYHLQSNHWTFGKTLCSLVTVMFYSNMYSSILTMTFISMERYMGVVHPLKLMKWRKKRYALAACLVMWLFLLLAFFPLETADLTYEVKELGIITCFDVLKWDMLPSFAAWVAFLLTLFVVLFLIPFVVTVGCYIGIIRKLIQESNRYGNKQKTRSIYLATVVLLSFITCFAPNNFILLAHMISRLFYSSSLYPAYKLTLCLSCFNNCIDPFIYYFASKEFYQKFMQLFHPKVLLSDSLENRRESLFSGRTMSARSMSSGPMDGLEGVRVSLQRQESVF is encoded by the coding sequence ATGGTTCAAAACGAATCCCACCTGGATGCTTTGACACTGGCAATGCTCCAGAATAAAACAGTCTCCATCACCCTCCCAGTTGTGTATTCATTGGTGGCTCTGGTCAGCATCCCTGGCAACTTCTTCTCCCTTTGGGTGCTCTGTTGCCACATCAAACCCAAAACACCTTCTGTTATTTTCATGATCAACTTAAGCATCACGGACCTTATGCTGGCCAGCTGTTTCCCCTTCCAGATTATTTATCACCTCCAAAGCAATCACTGGACATTTGGCAAGACTCTTTGCAGCCTTGTGACAGTCATGTTCTATTCCAACATGTATTCTTCCATACTGACCATGACCTTCATCAGCATGGAGCGGTACATGGGTGTGGTACACCCCTTGAAGTTGAtgaagtggagaaaaaaaagatatgcCTTGGCTGCCTGCCTAGTTATGTGGCTTTTCTTGCTACTAGCCTTCTTCCCACTAGAAACTGCAGACCTGACCTATGAAGTAAAAGAATTAGGGATCATAACATGTTTTGATGTCCTTAAATGGGATATGCTGCCCAGCTTTGCAGCTTGGGTAGCCTTTCTCCTCACTTTGTTTGTTGTGCTGTTCTTGATCCCTTTTGTTGTAACAGTTGGATGCTACATTGGTATCATAAGGAAGCTAATTCAGGAATCAAACAGATATGGTAATAAGCAAAAGACTAGATCCATATACCTGGCGACAGTTGTCCTTCTGTCCTTCATCACTTGCTTTGCCCCCAATAACTTTATCCTACTTGCACATATGATCAGCCGCCTATTTTACAGCAGCAGTTTGTACCCTGCCTACAAGCTCACCTTGTGCCTCAGTTGCTTCAACAACTGCATAGATCCcttcatttattattttgcatCGAAAGAATTTTACCAGAAATTCATGCAATTGTTCCACCCTAAGGTACTTCTCAGCGACAGCTtagaaaacagaagggaaagTTTATTCTCTGGCAGGACCATGTCAGCCAGATCGATGTCAAGCGGACCTATGGATGGGTTAGAGGGAGTAAGGGTCAGTTTGCAGAGGCAGGAAAGTGTTTTTTAG